AGCGTGGCATACTGGTATCAGTCAGAGCCGCATAATCCGTTTCCAAAGCTGCCGCCGAAAGAAGAGCGGTGGCCGCGGTAGAATTATGGAAAAAAACTGCCCTTCGCGGGAAGATCCAAAATGGGGTTAAAAATGTGAAAAAAGATATTTGAGGAATATTGCATTTTAAAACGGTATATGCTATAATGCCAGCAGGCAAAAAGATAAAGCGTTACTCCATGCAGAGTGACAGACGAAAATCCCCCGGACGGCTATCCGGAGGATTTTCTATTCCTTTTCAATGGCGGCTTAGACCATAGGCTAGTTACCGACTATTTATCGCCGTCTAACCATTTGATGACATAGTGGCAAACTACGCCAGCCGTAACGGCAATAATAAAAGATAAAGCAAACTCCATGCAAAGCACCTCCCTCCCGTACCTGGTATCGGAGGCGGTAACAGTGGAATTGTAACATATGCTGAAAAGAATTTCAATAAACAATACAAATGCCCTGTTTTGAATGAAACGTGATTGCTCAAAAAAGCTGCCTTTGGCAATTAAACTTGCCAGGGCAGTTTTTTAATTTTATACAAGCCATGCACCTCGATTCCGCATGTACCATGCTCCATCTCGGTTGACGGCTGCGCCGTATGCCGGGTTTCTGCATCAGAAACGCCTGCAGGCAAGCCTGCGCGTTCTATGCAGAAATCCGGCGCATGGCTTTGAGCTTTACAAAAATATTCAACCAAAATCTATAAAACACAGCTTGTAGTGCCGCCTATTTTTGGTGTATACTATACAATACAATAGAATGCTTCCGGATTTTTCTGCGTTTTGCACATATGAAGCAATCGTTTAAGCAGGTTTTTGCATTTGGCTGCAAAGACTGCAAGAAGATGGTGAGGGGCAGAAATCCGGAAAATAATTTATGCTTACAGGAGGGTTAAAATGAAAGCAGCAAAGGATTATAAGTTTTGGTTCTGCACAGGTTCACAGGACTTGTATGGAGACGAGTGCCTGGCACATGTGGCGGAGCATTCCAGAATTATTGTTGATGCGTTAAATAAATCGGGTGTGCTTCCGTATGAGATTGTCTGGAAGCCGACGCTGATTACCAATGAGCTTATCCGCAAAACGTTCAACGAGGCAAATGCGGATGAGAACTGCGCGGGCGTGATTACCTGGATGCACACGTTTTCTCCGGCGAAATCCTGGATTCTGGGACTGCAGGAGTTCCGGAAGCCGCTTCTGCATTTCCATACGCAGTTTAACCGCGAGATTCCGTATGACACCATCGATATGGACTTTATGAACGAAAACCAGGCGGCGCACGGCGACCGCGAGTACGGTCATATCGTATCCCGCATGGGCATTGAACGGAAGATTATCGTTGGTTACTGGGAGGACCGCGATGTGCAGGAGAAAATCGCGTCCTGGATGCTGACAGCTATCGGAATCATGGAGAGCAGCCACATCCGCGTGTGCCGTATCGCTGACAATATGAGAAATGTTGCCGTGACGGAGGGCGATAAGGTAGAGGCGCAGATTAAATTCGGATGGGAAATCGATGCTTATCCGGTGAACGAGATCGCAGAGTATGTGGCGGCGGTTCCGCAGGGCGAGATTAACGCGCTGGTGGAGGAATACTACAGCAAATACGACATCATCCTGGAGGGCAGGGACCCGCAGGAATTCCGGGAGCATGTTGCGGTGCAGGCGGGCATCGAAATCGGATTTGAAAAATTCCTGGAGGAAAAAAATTATCAGGCAATCGTTACGCATTTCGGCGACCTTGGCTCCTTGAAGCAGCTTCCGGGACTTGCCATCCAGCGTCTGATGGAGAAGGGCTATGGCTTCGGCGGCGAGGGCGACTGGAAGACGGCGGCGATGGTGCGCCTGATGAAGATTATGACGGCGGGCGTGAAGAATCCGAAGGGTACCTCCTTCATGGAGGATTATACATACAATCTGGTGCCGGGCAAGGAAGGCGTTCTGGAAGCGCATATGCTGGAGGTTTGCCCGTCAGTTGCGGACGGTCCGATTGGCATCAAGGTTTGCCCGCTTTCGATGGGAGACCGTGAGGATCCGGCGCGTCTGGTATATACCTCAAAGACCGGTCCGGCGATTGCCACATCCCTGATTGACCTGGGCAACCGTTTCCGTCTGATTATCAATGAGGTAGAGTGCAAAAAGGTGGAGAAACCGATGCCGAAGCTGCCGGTTGCTACCGCATTCTGGACGCCGTATCCGGATTTAAAGACCGGTGCGGAGGCATGGATCCTTGCAGGCGGCGCACACCACACCGCGTTCAGCTACGACCTGACGGCAGAGCAGATGGGCGACTGGGCTGCCGCGATGGGTATCGAGGCAGTTTATATTGACAAAGATACGACCATCCGCAACTTCAAACGTGACCTGCAGCTTGGCAATATCGTATACCGTTAAGGCGGGGCACATCCCGGACACAAAGGTGTGAGTTGCTGCGAACGGAGTGAACAGTGACAGGAGAGCCGTACATTCTGGCGATACAGAGGCGGCGCCCCGGAGTGCACCTATCATATATCAGGAGGAAAGAAAAAATGAGCAGAGAGATTAATCTTATTAAAGAGGATATACAGAACGCAAAGACCGCGCTTGGTATCGAATTTGGTTCGACCAGAATCAAGGCGGTGCTTATCGATTCCGAGAGCAATCCGATTGCGGCGGGCAGCCACGAGTGGGAGAACCGTCTGGAATACAATGTGTGGACTTACAGCCTGGAGGACGTATGGGCAGGACTGCAGGATGCCTATGCGGATATGGCGGCGGATGTAAAGGCAAAATATGACCTGGAGCTTACGAACATCGGCGCTATCGGATTTTCCGCGATGATGCACGGCTATATGGTATTTAACAGCCAGGACGAGCTGCTGGTGCCGTTCCGCACCTGGAGAAATACCATGACGGGCGAGGCGGCTGGAAAGCTGTTTGATCTGTTCAACTACAACATCCCGCAGAGATGGAGCATCGCGCATCTCTATCAGGCGATTTTAAACGGCGAGGAGCATGTAAAGGACATCACTTATCTTACCACGCTGGCGGGCTACATCCACTGGCAGATGACCGGCGAGAAGGTGCTCGGCGTGGGCGATGCTTCCGGTATGTTCCCGATCGACCCGAAGACGAAGGACTACGATGAGACGATGGTGCAGAAATTTGACGCGCTGGTAGCGGACAAACACTTCCCGTGGAAGCTGCGCGATATCCTGCCGAAGGTACTGGTGGCAGGCGAGAAGGCGGGCGTGCTGACCGAGGAGGGTGCAAAGCGTCTGGATGTGAGCGGAAAGCTGCAGGCAGGTATCCCGGTATGCCCGGCGGAGGGCGACGCTGGCACCGGCATGGCGGCGACCAACAGCGTAAAGCAGCGTACCGGAAATGTTTCCGCAGGAACCTCTGTTTTTGCGATGGTGGTTCTGGAGAAGGAGCTTTCCAAAGCATATCCGGAGCTTGACCTTGTCACCACGCCGGACGGCAGCCTGGTGGCGATGGTACACTGCAACAACTGCACCTCCGACCTGAATGCATGGGTAGGGCTTTTCCGTGAATTTATGGAGACCTGCGGCATGGAGGTCGATATGAATAAATTATTCGGCACCCTGTACAACAAGGCGATGGAGGGCGACAAGGACTGCGGCGGTCTGCTGTCCTGGTGCTACTTCTCCGGCGAGCCGGTGACAGGCTTCGACGAGGAGGGGCGTCCGCTGTTCGTGCGCACGCCGGATGCGAAATTCAACCTGGCAAACTTTATGCGCACCCATCTGTACAGCTCGCTGGCAGCGCTGAAAATCGGTATGGATATCCTCTTTGAGCAGGAGCATGTGGAGCTGGATGAGCTGATGGGACATGGCGGTCTGTTCAAGACAAAGGGCGTCGGACAGAGTATCATGGCAGCGGCGGCAAACGTTCCTGTTACCTGCATGGAAACCGCAGGCGAGGGCGGCGCATGGGGCATCGCGCTTCTGGCGGCTTACATGAAGAACAAGGAAGAGGGCGAGACGCTGGAAGCATATCTGAGCAACCGCGTATTTGCCGGACAGAAGGGCGAGACGCTGAAACCGGATGCTGCGGATGTGGAAGGCTTCAACCGTTACATCGAACACTATAAAAAGGCAATGGCGGTAGAGCGCGCGGCGGTAGAGACCGTATAAAGCATAAAGGCGGGGTGAAAAGATGTTAGAGGATTTAAAAAAACGTGTATACGAAGCAAATATGCTGCTTCCGAAATATGGACTGGTAACATTTACCTGGGGAAATGTCAGCGAGATTGACCGTGAAATGGGTATCTTTGCGATTAAGCCGAGCGGCGTGGATTATGATAAGCTTACGCCGGACGACATGGTGCTGATGGATCTGAACGGCAATAAGGTGGAGGGAAACTACAATCCCTCCTCCGATACGGCGACACATCTGGAGCTTTATAAGGCGTTTGAGAAAATCGGCGGCGTGGTACATACGCATTCGCCGTGGGCGACAAGCTGGGCGCAGGCAGGACGCGCGATTCCCTGCTACGGCACAACGCACGCGGATTATATTTACGGCGAGGTGCCCTGTGCGCGCTGCCTTACCGGAGAAGAATTTAAGCAGTACGAAAGAAATACCGGTCTTCTGATTGTAGAATGCTTCCGCGACCGGGATTACGAGGCGGTTCCGGCGGTGCTCTGCAAAAATCACGGACCGTTTACCTGGGGCAAGGACGGACATGAGGCGGTCCACAATGCCGTTGTTCTGGAGGAAGTGGCAAAGATGGCGGCGCGCTGCGAAATGATCAATCCGCAGGTGCAGCCGGCGCCGCAGGAGCTGCAGGATAAGCATTATTACAGAAAGCACGGAGCGAACGCCTACTACGGGCAGGGAAAATAACAGATGTTAAAGGTATTTTTGGTAGAAGACGAAGTAGTCATGCGGAATGGCATCAAAAACAACATTCCGTGGGAAAAAGAAGGATTCGAATTTGTAGGGGAGGCCAGCGACGGAGAGCTGGCCTATCCGCTTATAAAGAAGGAAAAACCGGATATTCTGATTACGGATATCAAGATGCCGTTTATGGACGGACTGGAGCTCAGCCGCATTGTCAAAAAGGAGATGCCGCAGATAAAAATACTGATTCTGAGCGGCTACAACGAATTTGACTACGCCAAGCAGGCGATCAACATCGGCGTCACGCAGTATCTCTTAAAGCCCATCAGCTCGGCAAAGCTTCTGGAGGCGGTGAAGGAGGTTGGCGCGCTCATTGAGAAGGAGCGGGAATATGAGCGCATGATGGAGCGCTACAAAAAAGAGATGGAGGAAAATGTCCATCTGGAGCAGCAGAAGCTCTGGAATGCGCTGGTGGCGAACAAGCTGACGACAGCGGAGCTTCTGGAGGGCGGTCAGAAGGTCGGGATGGACTTTACGGCATCCGCCTATCTGGTGTTTCTCTTTAAGATCATGCAGGGCGGCGATTCCACCGGCTGCTCAAAGGACACCATAGAGGTCTCTGATAAGATCCTGGAGCTGAGCGCCGGCTGGGACAGCGTGCTCACCTTTGAGCGGAGCTCGGAGGGGTGGGTGTTCCTTATTAAGGCGCAGTCGGAGGAGGAAGCGCAGGAATGTCTGGATGGATGCAGGCGGCAGCTCACGGAGCTGGTGGGCGGATATCCGGCGCTGGAATATTTCGGCGGAATCGGCACGGTGGTGCGCCGTCTGGGTGATATTCCGCTCTCCTATCGCGAAGCGTGCAAAGCGTTTGCCAGCCGTTTTTTTACGGAGCCGAACCAGATTCTGTATTCCACAGATGTCCCGCGGCTTCATCACGGGGAGGACAATCCGATTGACGTCAGCAGTATGCGCCCCAAGAAAATGGAGCGTGAGCTGGTGGACAAATTTCTGCGCAGCGGCACGCTGGAGGAGGTAGATAACTTCCTGAATGAATACTTCCTGGATATCGGTGAGCAGAATTACCAGTCGATGCTGTACCGCCAGTATGTGGTGATGGATCTGTATTTTACGGCGACGGATTTTCTGGCGGACCTTAAAATCAGTCTGGACGATATGCCGGAGGACTGCCGCGATATCAATGAGATCGTGGCGGCGGCGACCTCGCCGGAGAGTATGCGGGAGCGGACCGGCAGGCTGTTTTCGGAGACATTGAAGTTACGCGACCGCCATTCCATGAAGCGCTACAGCGCGGTGCTGGAGGAGGCGCGCGCCTTTATCCAGGAAAACTACCAGCGGGAGGATATGTCGCTGAACACTGTGGCGTCGCAGGTGAACATCAGCCCCAGCTACTTCAGCGCCATCTTCAGCGCGGAGACCGGGCAGACCTTTGTGGAATATCTGACGCAGGTGCGTCTGGACAAGGCCAAGGAGCTGCTGATGTGCTCCAGTATGCGCACGGCGGAAATCGGCTACGAGGTCGGCTACAAGGATTCGCATTATTTCAGCTATATTTTTAAGAAAATCGTGGGCTGCAGCCCGAAGGACTATAAAAACCGCAGGAAAGAGTAGAGATTATGATGCACAAAGGCTCCTCACTTAACAAACGTATCAATGTTCTGCTGGTGGTCTGTTTTGTACCGCTGACAATCGTGGCAGTATACCTGCTTTCTCTTGTGCTGCGCTTTTCCGAGCGTTACGATGCCATCGTATCCAACATCACACAGGCAAATGAGTACAATATCAGCTTTAAAGAGGATGTGGACTATACGATGTATGTCATCGTGGCAAACTCGGAGCGGGCGGAGGAGCTGGTGGATACGGAGCTTCCCAACCGCTTGATCACGCAGGCGCGCCGGGCGTTTGAGGGGCTGGCGGAGGAGGCGGACGGCGATTACGCGAAAAACCAGCTCGCCAGGATCGTAAAGTCGCTGGATACGCTGGAGGACCGGGTGACGGAGATTAAGCAGGACGCGCAGATCAGCGGCATGTACGATAAAAACATGGAGCGGCTGGATCTGGATATCCGCATTCTCACCCAGCTTATCCAGGAGCAGATTCAGGAATATATTTACCACGAGGCAACGAATCTGGAGGCGCTGCGCGCGGGGGTACGCGCAGACGTGGCGCTGGCGGTGCGGCTCAGTATTCTGATCATCGCGGTAGTGCTTGTTGGCGCGCTGGTGCTGGGCAGGAAAATCACACGCCACCTCACAAGCGGTATCCAGCAGCTCCGCACTGTGACGAAAAAGGCGGGGCACGGGGACTTTACCGTGCGCGCCGGGCTGGAGGACAGCGATGAGGAACTGGCGGAGCTGGGCGAGGGCTTCAACCAGATGGTCGAGCGCATCGGCAATCTGGTGGAGGATATCCGCGTGGAGCAGCTCAACCTGCGGTCGATGGAGCTGAAGCTTCTGCAGGCGCAGATTAATCCGCATTTTCTTTATAACACGCTGGATACGATTGTCTGGCTGGCGGAGGCGAACCAGACGGAGCAGGTGGTCATGATGGTGACGGCGCTGTCGGACTTTTTCCGCACGACCCTGAGCAAGGGGCGCGACTACATCACGGTGCAGGAAGAAGAATCGCACATCCGCAGCTATCTGAAAATCCAGCAGTTCCGCTACCAGGATATTCTGGATTATGAGATTGATATTCCGGAGGAAATGCATCACTACCAGATCTTAAAGCTGACATTGCAGCCGCTGGTGGAAAATGCGCTCTATCACGGCATAAAGAACAAGCGCGGCAAGGGGCGCATCCTGGTGACCGGCTATCTGGAATCCGGCAGGATGGTATTTCTGGTGCAGGACAACGGGCAGGGCATGACCGGCGAGCGGCTGGCGCAGGTGCAGCGGGAAATGAACAAAAACGAGACGGATACGGGCGACCCGTCCGGCTTCGGGCTGTTCAATGTGGTGCAGCGCATCAAGCTCAACTATGGTGCACAATACGGCATCTGGATTTCCAGCACTTTTATGGAAGGAACCGAGGTGCGCGTGGAGCTGCCCGCTATAAAAAACTAACTTTTATCTAAAAAAAACAAACTTTAGAAGAAAAAACGTACAAATTAAACAAAAAATATTGTACGAATTCCGGAAATCCTTCTGTTTCTTTTTTCTCCTGGACAGTGTAAACTACTATCATAGCCGGAAGGGCTGGAGAACGAAAAAAAAGAACAGGAGGATTTTTCAAATGAACAAAAAGGTTTTAGGTATGTTAGCATGTACAGCAGTTGCAGCTTCTATGGCAGTAGGTGTATCCGCAGAAGGCGACCTGATCACGATTGGCTACGCACAGGTAGGACATGAGTCTGACTGGCGTACTGCAAACACCAAGAATTATGAGGATGTTTTCTCAGAGGAAAACGGATATGAGCTGTCTCTGATTGACTGCGACAATGACAACGCAAAGCAGCTGGAAGCAGTTCGTAACTTCATCACACAGGGAATGGACTACATCGTTATCGCTCCGATCCAGTCCGCAGGATGGGACACAGTGCTGCAGGAAGCACAGGATGCAGGTATCCCGGTTATCATCGCTGACCGTGAAATCGAAGCAGACGCTTCCATGTATGACGCATGGGTTGGAACCGCTCCGTATGATGAGGGTGTTACAGCAGGAAACTGGCTGGCAGAACAGCTTGACGGCGCAGAAGCAAAGATTCTTCAAATTGAAGGTTCTGTAGGCGCATCCGCAGCAATCGGACGTACAGATGGTTTCGCAGAGGTTATGGCAGAGCATTCCGAGTGGGAGCTGCTGGATTCCCAGTCCGGTGATTTCACACAGGACGGCGGACAGGCTGTTATGGAATCTTTCATCAAGACCTATGAAGGACAGTTCAACGTAGTTGTTTGCCAGAATGATAACGAAGCATACGGCGCAATGGATGCAATGGATGCTGCAGGTATTACATATGGTGTTGGCGGCGATGTTATCCTTATCTCCTACGATGCTACACATGACGGACTTCAGTACACACTGGACGGCAAGATCAACCTTGACGTAGAGTGCAACCCGATTCAGGCTGAAACAGTTAAGGGCGTTATCGAGCAGATGGAAGCTGGCGAAGATTTCGAAGCAACCACACTTATCACAGATGAAGCATTCTGTGCACCGGGTATCGAGAGCGAATTTGCAACAACTATGACAGAAGAGATTCTGGCAGGTCGTGCATACTAATTTCTGCTGACTGATTCAGATTAAGTGAAAGAAACGGGAGGGGAGAGCATCCCAGTAAATGGGTACCTCCCCTCTTTTTTATGGTGTAGGAAGGAGGAAGTGTGTTGGAAGCTGGTGTAGTATTAAAAATGCAGGGGATCTGCATGACATTCCCTGGCGTAAAGGCGCTTGACCACGCCTGCCTTACTTTGAGAAAAGGCGAAATACGTGCACTGATGGGAGAAAACGGAGCCGGCAAATCGACGCTTATCAAGTGTCTGACCGGTGTAAACAAATTTGAAGCCGGGGAAATTTATCTGGATGGCTTTGATAAGCCGATTGTAAATAAGGACACGATGGATGCACAGAATAAGGGTATCGCGACCGTGTATCAGGAAGTAAACCTGTGTCCGAACCTTTCTGTTGCGGAAAATCTTTATATCGGCAGAGAGCCGCTGACAAAAATCGGTACGGTAAACAGAAAAGCAATGAACCGGCGGGCGGAAGAGCTCATGAAAGAGCTGGAGCTTGATGTTGATGTGACAAGAAATCTGGAAGATTATTCGCTGGCGCTGCAGCAGATGATTGCAATCGCGCGTGCGGTGGATATGGACAGCAAGGTGCTGATTCTGGACGAGCCGACTTCTTCTCTGGACGACCGTGAAGTGGAAAAGCTGTTTGTGATGATGCGCCGTCTGAAAGCCAAGGGTGTGGGCATCATCTTTGTTACCCATTTCCTGGAGCAGGTGTATGCGGTGTGCGACGCAATCACGGTGCTCAGAAACGGGCAGCTTGTCGGTGAGTATGACATCGCAGATCTGCCGCGTGTAAAGCTGGTTGCGGCGATGATGGGTAAAGACTTTGATGACCTTGCTTCGATTAAGAAAGAAGGAAGCGGCGACAAGCGCAAAGAGCCGCTGGTAATTGAGGCGAAGGGAATGAGCCATGCAGGAACGATTAAACCGTTTGACCTGGAAATCCATAAAGGAGAGGTTATCGGTCTGACCGGTCTTCTGGGCTCCGGGCGCAGCGAGCTGGCGCGCGTTATCTACGGCGCGGACAGAAACCAGACCGGTACGCTGAAGGTAAAAGGAAAAGAAGTAAAGATTAAAAATCCGATTGACGCCATGAATCTGGGAATGGGACTTCTTCCGGATGACCGGAAAGCGGAGGGTATTATCGGAGATTTATCTGTGCGTGAAAATATCATTCTGGCGCTTCAGGCGAAGGCGGGCATCATGAAGCGCATTCCGATGGCGAAGCAGATTGAAATTGCGGATAAGTATATCGATCTGCTGCAGATTAAGACGGCAAGCCGTGAAACGCTGATCAAGCAGCTCTCCGGCGGTAACCAGCAGAAGGTAATTCTGGCGCGCTGGCTGGCGACGGATCCGGATTTCCTTATTCTGGATGAGCCGACACGCGGTATTGATATCGGAACAAAGACAGAAATCCAGAAGCTGGTTCTGAAGCTGGCGGATGAAGGAAAGAGCCTGATTTTCATCTCATCGGAAATTGAAGAAATGCTCCGTACCTGCAACCGTATGGCGGTTCTGCGCGACGGCGCCAAGGTAGGAGAGATTGAGGAAAGGGATATGAACCAGATGAATGTCATGAAAGCGATTGCAGGAGGTGACAGTAATGAGTAGTTTGAAAAAGATAACGCAGAAGCGTCTGTTTCTTCCGATTTTCAGTATGATTCTCGTTATGCTGATTAACGTGGTCTACGATGTGGCATGTGGAAACCCGCCGCTTAATTTCTTTACGATTACGATTAAAAACGGAGTGCTGTACGGTCGTCTGATCGATATCCTGAACCGTGGAACGGAAGCGGCAATTCTGGCAATCGGTATGACGCTGGTAGTATCTTCTTCAGCAGGAACGGATATCTCGGTAGGTTCCGTTATGAGTCTGTACGGCGGTATGTGCTGTATGCTGCTGGCAGGATACGGAAATACCAATGTTTCCAATTATGCGGTTCCGCTGATTGTCGGTATTGGTGCAGGTCTTTTAACTGCCTGTGTCTGCGGTCTGTTTAACGGATTTCTGGTTGCCTATATGAATATCCAGCCTATGGTGGCGACGCTGATACTATGGTCGGCAGGGCGAGCCATCGGTCTGCTTC
This is a stretch of genomic DNA from Marvinbryantia formatexigens DSM 14469. It encodes these proteins:
- the araA gene encoding L-arabinose isomerase; amino-acid sequence: MKAAKDYKFWFCTGSQDLYGDECLAHVAEHSRIIVDALNKSGVLPYEIVWKPTLITNELIRKTFNEANADENCAGVITWMHTFSPAKSWILGLQEFRKPLLHFHTQFNREIPYDTIDMDFMNENQAAHGDREYGHIVSRMGIERKIIVGYWEDRDVQEKIASWMLTAIGIMESSHIRVCRIADNMRNVAVTEGDKVEAQIKFGWEIDAYPVNEIAEYVAAVPQGEINALVEEYYSKYDIILEGRDPQEFREHVAVQAGIEIGFEKFLEEKNYQAIVTHFGDLGSLKQLPGLAIQRLMEKGYGFGGEGDWKTAAMVRLMKIMTAGVKNPKGTSFMEDYTYNLVPGKEGVLEAHMLEVCPSVADGPIGIKVCPLSMGDREDPARLVYTSKTGPAIATSLIDLGNRFRLIINEVECKKVEKPMPKLPVATAFWTPYPDLKTGAEAWILAGGAHHTAFSYDLTAEQMGDWAAAMGIEAVYIDKDTTIRNFKRDLQLGNIVYR
- a CDS encoding xylulokinase; this translates as MSREINLIKEDIQNAKTALGIEFGSTRIKAVLIDSESNPIAAGSHEWENRLEYNVWTYSLEDVWAGLQDAYADMAADVKAKYDLELTNIGAIGFSAMMHGYMVFNSQDELLVPFRTWRNTMTGEAAGKLFDLFNYNIPQRWSIAHLYQAILNGEEHVKDITYLTTLAGYIHWQMTGEKVLGVGDASGMFPIDPKTKDYDETMVQKFDALVADKHFPWKLRDILPKVLVAGEKAGVLTEEGAKRLDVSGKLQAGIPVCPAEGDAGTGMAATNSVKQRTGNVSAGTSVFAMVVLEKELSKAYPELDLVTTPDGSLVAMVHCNNCTSDLNAWVGLFREFMETCGMEVDMNKLFGTLYNKAMEGDKDCGGLLSWCYFSGEPVTGFDEEGRPLFVRTPDAKFNLANFMRTHLYSSLAALKIGMDILFEQEHVELDELMGHGGLFKTKGVGQSIMAAAANVPVTCMETAGEGGAWGIALLAAYMKNKEEGETLEAYLSNRVFAGQKGETLKPDAADVEGFNRYIEHYKKAMAVERAAVETV
- a CDS encoding L-ribulose-5-phosphate 4-epimerase translates to MLEDLKKRVYEANMLLPKYGLVTFTWGNVSEIDREMGIFAIKPSGVDYDKLTPDDMVLMDLNGNKVEGNYNPSSDTATHLELYKAFEKIGGVVHTHSPWATSWAQAGRAIPCYGTTHADYIYGEVPCARCLTGEEFKQYERNTGLLIVECFRDRDYEAVPAVLCKNHGPFTWGKDGHEAVHNAVVLEEVAKMAARCEMINPQVQPAPQELQDKHYYRKHGANAYYGQGK
- a CDS encoding response regulator, translating into MLKVFLVEDEVVMRNGIKNNIPWEKEGFEFVGEASDGELAYPLIKKEKPDILITDIKMPFMDGLELSRIVKKEMPQIKILILSGYNEFDYAKQAINIGVTQYLLKPISSAKLLEAVKEVGALIEKEREYERMMERYKKEMEENVHLEQQKLWNALVANKLTTAELLEGGQKVGMDFTASAYLVFLFKIMQGGDSTGCSKDTIEVSDKILELSAGWDSVLTFERSSEGWVFLIKAQSEEEAQECLDGCRRQLTELVGGYPALEYFGGIGTVVRRLGDIPLSYREACKAFASRFFTEPNQILYSTDVPRLHHGEDNPIDVSSMRPKKMERELVDKFLRSGTLEEVDNFLNEYFLDIGEQNYQSMLYRQYVVMDLYFTATDFLADLKISLDDMPEDCRDINEIVAAATSPESMRERTGRLFSETLKLRDRHSMKRYSAVLEEARAFIQENYQREDMSLNTVASQVNISPSYFSAIFSAETGQTFVEYLTQVRLDKAKELLMCSSMRTAEIGYEVGYKDSHYFSYIFKKIVGCSPKDYKNRRKE
- a CDS encoding sensor histidine kinase, giving the protein MMHKGSSLNKRINVLLVVCFVPLTIVAVYLLSLVLRFSERYDAIVSNITQANEYNISFKEDVDYTMYVIVANSERAEELVDTELPNRLITQARRAFEGLAEEADGDYAKNQLARIVKSLDTLEDRVTEIKQDAQISGMYDKNMERLDLDIRILTQLIQEQIQEYIYHEATNLEALRAGVRADVALAVRLSILIIAVVLVGALVLGRKITRHLTSGIQQLRTVTKKAGHGDFTVRAGLEDSDEELAELGEGFNQMVERIGNLVEDIRVEQLNLRSMELKLLQAQINPHFLYNTLDTIVWLAEANQTEQVVMMVTALSDFFRTTLSKGRDYITVQEEESHIRSYLKIQQFRYQDILDYEIDIPEEMHHYQILKLTLQPLVENALYHGIKNKRGKGRILVTGYLESGRMVFLVQDNGQGMTGERLAQVQREMNKNETDTGDPSGFGLFNVVQRIKLNYGAQYGIWISSTFMEGTEVRVELPAIKN
- a CDS encoding ABC transporter substrate-binding protein gives rise to the protein MNKKVLGMLACTAVAASMAVGVSAEGDLITIGYAQVGHESDWRTANTKNYEDVFSEENGYELSLIDCDNDNAKQLEAVRNFITQGMDYIVIAPIQSAGWDTVLQEAQDAGIPVIIADREIEADASMYDAWVGTAPYDEGVTAGNWLAEQLDGAEAKILQIEGSVGASAAIGRTDGFAEVMAEHSEWELLDSQSGDFTQDGGQAVMESFIKTYEGQFNVVVCQNDNEAYGAMDAMDAAGITYGVGGDVILISYDATHDGLQYTLDGKINLDVECNPIQAETVKGVIEQMEAGEDFEATTLITDEAFCAPGIESEFATTMTEEILAGRAY
- a CDS encoding sugar ABC transporter ATP-binding protein, whose product is MEAGVVLKMQGICMTFPGVKALDHACLTLRKGEIRALMGENGAGKSTLIKCLTGVNKFEAGEIYLDGFDKPIVNKDTMDAQNKGIATVYQEVNLCPNLSVAENLYIGREPLTKIGTVNRKAMNRRAEELMKELELDVDVTRNLEDYSLALQQMIAIARAVDMDSKVLILDEPTSSLDDREVEKLFVMMRRLKAKGVGIIFVTHFLEQVYAVCDAITVLRNGQLVGEYDIADLPRVKLVAAMMGKDFDDLASIKKEGSGDKRKEPLVIEAKGMSHAGTIKPFDLEIHKGEVIGLTGLLGSGRSELARVIYGADRNQTGTLKVKGKEVKIKNPIDAMNLGMGLLPDDRKAEGIIGDLSVRENIILALQAKAGIMKRIPMAKQIEIADKYIDLLQIKTASRETLIKQLSGGNQQKVILARWLATDPDFLILDEPTRGIDIGTKTEIQKLVLKLADEGKSLIFISSEIEEMLRTCNRMAVLRDGAKVGEIEERDMNQMNVMKAIAGGDSNE